The Victivallis lenta genome includes the window CATAACTGGTTCGAATTCTTCGCCGTCGCCGGATTTTTGTACGTCCTTTTCATGACGGCGGTTCCGGCCATACTCGGGTCTGCCGGGTTGCTGACGGCGGGCAGCGCCTTTGTCGCGGCATGGGTTGCCGGCGCGGCGGTGCTGGCCGTCGAACGCGAACGGCCGCGCCTGAAGCTCCCGCCGCTCAGGCTCTCTCTGCCCGAGCTCGCGCTTCTGGCGCTCCTGTGCGGATTCCTCGGCTACCAGTGGCGCGCCTACGGCTATCTCTCCGCGATCGGCACCGATGCGATGATCTATCACTTGTATTATCCGGCGGTGTGGATCGCCACCGGTACGGTCGAGCGGCTGACGCAGCCCGGTTTCGTGACCTCCAGTTACCCGTGTTATGGAGAACTCATCTACGCCTGGCAGATGGTTTCCGCCGGCACCGATTTCTTCGCCAAAAATTACCAGTTTTTCTTTCTGCTGCTCGGCGTATTCGCGGCGATTTCCGGCGCGCTGGCAGTCGGATTCCGGCGCATGTCCGCCATCGGGGCCGGGCTTTTCGTCGCTTTTACCGGCGTGGTGTTCCGCAACGCGACCGTGGCCAATACCGATATCGTGACCGGAACGTTCCTGCTCATCGGGCTGGTTTTTCTCGTGACCGGCGCGCGGCGGAACCGGCCCGGCTGGTTCCTGCTGGCCGGAGCGGGCTTCGGCATGGCGGCCGGGACCAAATACCTCGGGCTCATGCTCGCGCCGCCCGCGCTGCTGGCGGCAGGGGCCGCCGTCTGGTTTCTGCGTCCGGCCTGCCGCCGCAATCTGCTCTGGTGTATTTCGGCGGCGGCTGTGACGGCATCGCCCTGCTTCATCGCCAACTGGATCGTGGCGGGGAATCCGTTCTTCCCGGCCCGGATCGGCATCGGCGAATGGGTGCTGTTCCCGAACTACCTCGATCTTCACGCTCCGGCGATCGGCTGGAGCCGCCGGGCCTGGGCGTTCTTCGTCAATGCGGACAGCAACAGTCTCCATCTCCCGAATGCGCTGCTGCTTCTCGTTTTTCTCGCGGCGGCGCTGACCGGCTGGATCGGCACGAAGCGTTTCGGCCGCCGGCCGTTCCGGGTGAAGGCCGCCACGGTGCTCGGCGCGATTATTGTCGTGCTGCTCGCAATCCAGCTGCG containing:
- a CDS encoding glycosyltransferase family 39 protein, whose translation is MNIMTEFTNILTGAILPAFYLLYQLPLLLASGLLARRFRPHNWFEFFAVAGFLYVLFMTAVPAILGSAGLLTAGSAFVAAWVAGAAVLAVERERPRLKLPPLRLSLPELALLALLCGFLGYQWRAYGYLSAIGTDAMIYHLYYPAVWIATGTVERLTQPGFVTSSYPCYGELIYAWQMVSAGTDFFAKNYQFFFLLLGVFAAISGALAVGFRRMSAIGAGLFVAFTGVVFRNATVANTDIVTGTFLLIGLVFLVTGARRNRPGWFLLAGAGFGMAAGTKYLGLMLAPPALLAAGAAVWFLRPACRRNLLWCISAAAVTASPCFIANWIVAGNPFFPARIGIGEWVLFPNYLDLHAPAIGWSRRAWAFFVNADSNSLHLPNALLLLVFLAAALTGWIGTKRFGRRPFRVKAATVLGAIIVVLLAIQLRVYPSMTQPRQIIPLAMLAAVCGAVPLERLRRFRFFRSGRGMAAVIAALLYLASYRQLHYPTHGLAMLLHYAIGGAILFGFFRSRSRILRIGIAAGTAVFLLLDAGYRFGASQAIASSIRSQFVSPANEEVRQLLDQSATRLGLRIAYCGAYYYNFIGSEGGNTLLSIPVTASGKPDPWDYHSFEEMRIPGSYETWLERLRTAGADFLLVDLRTFPAPEPRIELDWANAHPEEFIRRFDADGLTLFELRRRP